A DNA window from Coffea arabica cultivar ET-39 chromosome 6c, Coffea Arabica ET-39 HiFi, whole genome shotgun sequence contains the following coding sequences:
- the LOC113692525 gene encoding ras-related protein RABA4d, producing the protein MMSNLYGDFNQKIDYVFKIVLIGDSAVGKSQLLARFARNEFSLDSKATIGVEFQTKTLIVDQKTVKAQIWDTAGQERYRAVTSAYYRGAVGAMLVYDMTKRQSFDHMARWLEELRGHADKNIVIMLIGNKCDLGSLRAVPTEDAQEFAERENLCFMETSALESTNVESAFMTVLTQIYRIISKKTLNAADGSEYEKSASLKGTKIIVPGQDSDPGGRKAGCCRSS; encoded by the exons ATGATGTCGAACTTGTATGGAGATTTTAATCAAAAGATTGATTATGTTTTCAAGATTGTATTGATTGGAGATTCTGCAGTAGGGAAATCTCAACTGCTAGCTCGTTTTGCAAGAAATGAATTTAGTTTGGATTCAAAGGCAACTATTGGTGTTGAATTTCAAACAAAGACTCTGATTGTTGATCAAAAGACCGTCAAGGCACAGATTTGGGACACTGCTGGCCAAGAAAG GTACCGAGCGGTGACAAGTGCCTACTATCGTGGAGCAGTTGGTGCAATGTTAGTTTATGACATGACAAAACGGCAATCATTTGACCACATGGCTAGATGGCTTGAGGAACTCAGAGGCCATGCTGATAAAAATATTGTTATAATGCTTATTGGTAACAAATGCGATTTGGGGTCTCTTAGAGCTGTACCAACTGAGGATGCTCAAGAGTTTGCTGAAAGAGAGAACTTATGCTTTATGGAGACATCAGCACTTGAATCCACAAATGTCGAAAGTGCATTCATGACAGTCCTAACCCAAATATACCGCATCATAAGCAAGAAAACACTAAATGCAGCTGATGGTTCTGAATATGAAAAGTCAGCATCTTTGAAAGGAACAAAGATCATTGTTCCTGGCCAAGATTCAGATCCTGGTGGTAGAAAAGCTGGCTGTTGCAGGTCCTCATGA